A window of Lentibacillus sp. Marseille-P4043 contains these coding sequences:
- a CDS encoding S-layer homology domain-containing protein yields MSNKNTYRKFATTSLAATAAAVAVVPAVSAAEFNGYTDVNPGDSHYDGIKALTEQGVIKGYEDGSFGVYDNVTRQQVAVMLSKAMNLDTPSDVAGALNVYSDVDENSLYAEEIAAVTEANVFKGSNGEFNPDEDITREQMATVLVLAFGLDQYDVSDVDVNLDGVGDSHADRVQVLANLEITNQVEDFRPEEGITRGAFSTMLHLSQEYVKNHEVDADIEVESVSAINTSTFVVTAENAEEAKKASNSSVDVTLDGEAWEVVSVTDNENGTYNVEVADLDGKKGTISINGKEFEVDYSESALTSAISDVNNAEENNVIEKLEAPILNLTDIDEDSAVKYVEEIGSSFTTTRVQIQAAVDRVNEEVAKAQAEQVAAVNDAKGELELFKALNDLGIDRVIGLNDAEDGVESVSLGLDYYDAISNQTTETKTQIQEVVDAVNSAKVTDLVEKAEADLTDDAVENASGLLSKYDSGNDKDTVEKDFQTRLDVVSALVDVNDAENETNLLNSVKAEILEVENIDDDNKTAYINEIDELIKQNKDFEFTSVSQLQAFIDDVNAEEAQSLIDAVNDAETPEALKIALSNLESPEGFDQESAQKLFLEVNGEKTYKNVKDIKADFTESYLVSKLNDAKKENINDAVTAFVNEYGNDAYVNTPTTNRSEVVETFWVNNGSERNTFTTAQEVSSALTEAVEEYNGYLESINNVTSTTQMRTALNLFVDDLEAAYGEELTSKVDMLNDSSVYANGDVTVSAATEIYEALVSKRADENKTNNDFATIVEAWEVLDSSNTDEK; encoded by the coding sequence ATGTCTAACAAAAATACTTATCGTAAGTTCGCAACAACTTCATTGGCAGCAACAGCAGCCGCTGTAGCAGTTGTACCTGCTGTATCAGCAGCAGAATTTAACGGTTACACTGATGTTAACCCAGGAGATTCCCATTATGATGGAATCAAAGCTTTAACAGAACAAGGTGTAATCAAAGGTTATGAAGACGGTTCTTTTGGCGTATATGATAACGTAACACGTCAACAAGTAGCAGTTATGCTTTCTAAAGCGATGAACCTTGATACACCAAGTGACGTTGCTGGTGCATTAAATGTATATAGCGATGTTGATGAAAACAGCCTATACGCAGAAGAAATCGCCGCTGTAACAGAAGCAAACGTATTTAAAGGAAGCAACGGTGAATTCAATCCTGATGAAGATATCACTCGTGAACAAATGGCTACTGTACTTGTTCTTGCATTCGGATTAGATCAATACGATGTTTCTGACGTAGACGTTAACTTAGACGGCGTTGGTGATTCACATGCTGATAGAGTACAAGTGTTAGCTAACCTAGAAATTACTAACCAAGTAGAAGATTTCCGTCCAGAAGAAGGAATTACACGTGGTGCTTTTTCTACTATGCTACATTTGTCACAGGAATATGTGAAAAACCATGAAGTAGATGCTGATATAGAGGTTGAAAGCGTAAGTGCAATTAACACTTCTACATTTGTAGTTACAGCTGAAAATGCTGAAGAAGCTAAAAAAGCTAGTAATTCATCTGTGGACGTTACATTAGATGGCGAAGCTTGGGAAGTTGTTTCCGTAACAGATAACGAAAACGGTACTTACAATGTTGAAGTTGCTGACCTAGATGGTAAAAAAGGTACAATTTCAATCAATGGAAAAGAATTTGAAGTTGATTACAGTGAGAGTGCTTTAACATCCGCTATTTCTGATGTGAACAATGCCGAAGAAAATAACGTTATTGAAAAATTAGAAGCTCCAATATTAAACTTAACAGACATTGATGAAGATTCTGCAGTAAAGTATGTTGAAGAAATTGGCTCTAGCTTCACAACTACAAGAGTTCAAATTCAAGCAGCTGTAGACAGAGTTAATGAAGAAGTTGCAAAGGCACAAGCTGAACAAGTTGCGGCAGTAAACGATGCAAAAGGTGAGTTGGAGTTATTTAAAGCCTTAAATGACCTAGGAATTGATCGTGTTATTGGATTAAATGATGCCGAAGATGGTGTCGAATCTGTAAGTCTAGGTCTAGATTATTATGATGCAATCTCTAATCAAACTACAGAAACAAAAACGCAAATCCAAGAAGTAGTGGATGCGGTAAACTCGGCCAAAGTTACTGATCTTGTAGAAAAGGCTGAAGCTGATCTAACTGATGATGCAGTTGAAAATGCATCAGGTTTACTTTCTAAATATGATAGCGGTAATGATAAGGATACAGTTGAAAAAGACTTCCAAACAAGACTAGATGTAGTATCTGCACTAGTTGATGTAAACGATGCAGAGAATGAAACTAATCTACTTAATTCAGTAAAAGCTGAAATCCTTGAGGTAGAAAACATTGATGATGATAATAAAACTGCATATATTAATGAAATTGATGAATTAATTAAACAAAATAAAGATTTTGAATTCACTTCAGTTTCTCAATTACAAGCATTCATTGATGATGTGAATGCTGAAGAAGCTCAATCTTTAATTGATGCTGTAAATGACGCAGAAACACCTGAGGCTTTAAAAATAGCATTATCTAACCTTGAATCTCCAGAAGGATTCGACCAAGAAAGTGCTCAAAAACTTTTCTTAGAAGTTAATGGTGAAAAAACATATAAAAATGTGAAAGATATTAAAGCTGACTTCACTGAAAGTTACTTAGTATCTAAACTAAATGATGCTAAGAAAGAAAATATTAACGATGCAGTAACCGCATTTGTTAATGAGTATGGTAACGATGCATATGTTAATACTCCTACTACAAATCGTAGTGAAGTTGTTGAAACTTTCTGGGTAAATAATGGTTCTGAACGTAATACTTTTACAACAGCACAAGAGGTTTCATCAGCATTAACTGAAGCAGTTGAAGAATATAATGGATATTTGGAATCAATTAATAATGTTACAAGCACTACTCAAATGCGGACAGCATTGAATCTATTTGTTGATGATTTAGAAGCTGCGTATGGTGAGGAGTTAACTTCGAAGGTAGATATGCTAAATGATTCTTCAGTTTACGCTAATGGTGATGTTACTGTTTCAGCGGCAACTGAAATTTATGAAGCGTTAGTTAGCAAACGTGCCGATGAAAATAAAACTAATAATGACTTTGCTACTATTGTAGAAGCATGGGAAGTTCTTGACAGCAGCAACACAGATGAAAAATAA
- a CDS encoding phosphodiester glycosidase family protein, with translation MRQNSKKIVFRFLAFLLVTLTIFTSLPINTEAAVKDSFKISDGASYKDIRSSGNAVRVMEININDPFTDVEIGYPSVLNKLQRTTTQALQHHQDGHKVIGAINGSFFQFRKPMHLVSESGRLVHAGEVSNGNASYVNEPIAFGVNENGKGIIDHYQLGLQYTHNGKGYSITSTNKQRTPDSVMLYTSDFPSDYTDTNEYGKEVIVSLSSHPTLKFGSTYKGKIVGIRDYGNTEKTKIPKNGFVLSAHGNGLEKLADMEEGDSLSLSVDIDDKWEDSSFMLASGPMLVENGKVSLSMDPNSFRARQVAPRTAVAVDKSGGKVFFVTVDGRQKGYSVGMNMTDFAKYLVSLGADRALNLDGGGSTTMAVRYPGKDKVSLANSPSDGSERAVSTMLMAVSTAPEPIYTDVRSGDSHFDGIQWLTEKGIKGYEDGSFGVDKELTRPHTAIMFTRALDLRIPNPDKAENYFNDVKANDQYASFIAAVGEAGVFKGSGGKFMPNKTLTREQMASTLVNALDLKSDGKNVDVNLDNVSNTHKVSVQILADLGITNQLDNFRPKEPVTRGQFATFLYLGTDLR, from the coding sequence GTGAGACAGAATAGTAAAAAGATAGTTTTTCGTTTTTTGGCATTTCTATTAGTGACCTTGACAATCTTTACTAGTCTTCCAATAAACACGGAGGCAGCGGTAAAAGATAGCTTTAAGATTTCAGATGGAGCTTCTTATAAGGATATTCGTTCATCAGGAAATGCCGTACGGGTTATGGAGATAAACATTAATGATCCATTCACAGATGTGGAGATCGGTTATCCATCTGTTTTAAATAAACTCCAGCGAACAACTACACAGGCGTTGCAACATCATCAAGATGGACACAAAGTTATCGGAGCGATAAATGGATCGTTTTTCCAATTTAGGAAACCAATGCATCTAGTTTCTGAAAGCGGCCGCTTGGTTCATGCCGGGGAAGTTTCTAATGGAAATGCAAGCTATGTGAATGAGCCAATTGCATTTGGAGTTAATGAAAATGGCAAAGGGATAATTGATCATTATCAATTAGGATTACAATATACACATAATGGTAAGGGCTATTCCATAACAAGCACGAACAAACAGCGTACACCTGATAGCGTTATGTTATATACTTCCGATTTCCCTAGTGACTATACGGATACAAATGAGTACGGAAAAGAAGTTATTGTTTCCCTATCTTCTCACCCTACTCTTAAATTTGGCTCTACATATAAAGGAAAGATAGTAGGAATCCGTGATTATGGAAATACGGAAAAAACAAAAATCCCAAAGAATGGATTTGTCTTATCCGCACATGGCAATGGCTTGGAAAAACTAGCTGACATGGAAGAAGGTGACTCCCTTTCCCTTTCCGTAGATATTGATGACAAATGGGAGGATTCATCATTCATGCTGGCAAGCGGTCCGATGCTTGTCGAGAATGGAAAAGTCTCACTCTCAATGGACCCTAATAGTTTTAGAGCCCGTCAAGTAGCACCAAGGACAGCAGTCGCAGTTGATAAATCAGGTGGCAAAGTATTCTTTGTAACAGTTGATGGACGACAAAAAGGCTACAGTGTTGGAATGAACATGACTGATTTTGCCAAGTATTTGGTCAGCCTTGGTGCTGATCGTGCCTTAAATCTTGATGGAGGAGGCTCCACAACAATGGCTGTCCGCTATCCGGGTAAAGATAAAGTTTCCTTAGCTAATTCTCCATCAGACGGAAGTGAACGAGCTGTCTCGACGATGTTGATGGCTGTATCCACTGCACCCGAACCAATCTACACAGATGTCCGGTCAGGGGACTCCCATTTTGATGGTATTCAATGGCTTACAGAAAAAGGTATTAAAGGATATGAAGATGGATCGTTTGGCGTTGATAAAGAACTAACTCGACCCCATACAGCCATTATGTTTACAAGAGCATTAGATTTACGTATTCCAAATCCTGATAAAGCTGAAAACTATTTTAACGATGTAAAAGCAAATGATCAGTATGCTTCATTTATCGCAGCAGTCGGAGAAGCTGGTGTATTTAAAGGAAGCGGTGGTAAATTTATGCCAAATAAAACACTAACCCGTGAACAAATGGCATCAACGCTCGTCAATGCACTGGATCTTAAAAGTGATGGGAAAAACGTTGACGTGAATCTTGATAATGTTAGCAATACTCACAAAGTAAGTGTTCAAATTCTAGCAGATTTGGGGATTACAAATCAATTGGATAATTTCCGTCCAAAGGAACCTGTAACGCGTGGGCAGTTTGCGACGTTTTTGTATTTGGGGACGGATTTACGGTAA
- a CDS encoding S-layer homology domain-containing protein, protein MRKLIVMQVLILGFIGITAQSVLADAQTESSNPSTDEIKQLISDEARERGIPPEILKAIAYVETGYQQYNSDGTPYISDDCGIGILQVTPEKIDIPVDTDRLKTDMEYNIEIGAQVLENKWNLDYLPKLNNHDKTNLEDWYFAIMAYNGLSKTNDPNIQPDHGEERPYQEKVYDRMEGSSLIYWDKAHFIFPTFDIRYDGNNAMKFPDGKNYQTKTITPSQQMYDKGDIVYVDKRDGSVSLHEGSIDGPVNSKLWPFTPLTIASEPVESSSTGNDFAYYKVKGVTAEGYMASAYLNEGSKEILFNDPMDDKRAAALAFAAMNGYVQGYPNGDFGSGDSLKREHVAVILDNILSLSAPGNYQMVADDVEKDNPYYEQLAEAEFNKYLGGGGKLRPKEYFTRSQMAQVMTEAFDTHYKQPEDIHTFKDQENIWNPDAVNTIYSNDVTVADPFNPNDPITRSQFAIFIYRTMVDY, encoded by the coding sequence ATGAGAAAGTTAATAGTGATGCAAGTTTTAATACTAGGTTTCATTGGAATTACGGCACAAAGTGTGTTGGCAGACGCTCAAACAGAGTCTAGTAATCCATCTACGGACGAAATAAAGCAGTTGATTTCCGATGAGGCACGAGAAAGAGGGATTCCACCAGAAATTCTAAAAGCAATCGCATATGTGGAAACTGGATACCAACAATACAATTCAGATGGAACACCATATATATCAGATGATTGCGGGATTGGTATTCTACAAGTGACACCGGAAAAAATTGATATTCCAGTAGATACGGATCGATTAAAAACAGATATGGAATACAATATTGAGATCGGTGCACAAGTATTGGAAAACAAATGGAATCTTGACTATTTGCCTAAACTGAATAATCATGACAAGACAAATTTAGAAGATTGGTATTTTGCCATCATGGCATATAATGGCCTGTCAAAGACGAATGATCCAAATATCCAACCGGATCATGGGGAAGAAAGGCCATATCAAGAAAAAGTTTATGACCGCATGGAAGGATCTTCACTAATCTATTGGGACAAGGCGCATTTTATTTTTCCAACTTTTGATATCCGATACGATGGAAACAATGCGATGAAATTTCCAGATGGGAAGAACTATCAGACAAAAACAATTACACCTTCTCAGCAAATGTATGACAAAGGTGATATTGTCTATGTTGACAAGCGAGATGGTTCGGTTAGCTTGCACGAAGGCTCCATTGATGGCCCGGTAAATAGTAAACTTTGGCCATTTACCCCATTAACGATAGCAAGTGAGCCCGTTGAATCATCAAGTACAGGAAATGACTTTGCCTACTATAAGGTGAAAGGCGTTACAGCAGAAGGTTATATGGCATCAGCGTATTTAAACGAAGGAAGCAAGGAGATACTGTTTAACGACCCTATGGATGACAAGCGTGCTGCAGCGCTCGCCTTCGCAGCAATGAATGGATATGTTCAAGGGTACCCTAATGGTGATTTTGGCTCAGGTGATTCATTAAAACGGGAGCACGTTGCTGTTATATTGGATAACATACTATCACTTTCTGCACCAGGAAATTACCAAATGGTCGCAGATGATGTTGAAAAAGACAATCCGTATTATGAGCAACTTGCTGAAGCGGAATTTAACAAATACCTTGGCGGTGGTGGGAAATTACGACCTAAAGAGTACTTCACCCGCTCCCAAATGGCACAAGTGATGACAGAAGCATTTGATACACATTACAAACAGCCGGAAGACATACACACATTTAAGGATCAGGAAAACATCTGGAATCCGGATGCTGTGAATACAATCTATTCGAATGATGTAACTGTAGCAGATCCTTTCAACCCGAACGATCCAATTACACGGTCACAGTTTGCTATCTTTATTTACCGGACGATGGTAGATTATTAA
- a CDS encoding S-layer homology domain-containing protein, which produces MRHNKFLLGIAIIAFFIMGAQTTYAAQESINLDSAITEGDVSDPATQIPVLMYHGLLKKAENKMYLNNSSIISVENFKEQMQYLADNGYHTVTAAEMNDFLAGEIQLPRKSVMIQFDDGLRSVYRYAYPIMKEHGLHGIANIITGRTDKDYGVDWDPDRNQYMNQEMLDTISPVFDMQSHTNQMHFLSNGTSGFMLKSPENAFQDLRTSRDKLAKYGDVLIFAYPFGQYNADRKELVKKAGFSMAYTIKKGYIKSWDDPYQLNRNGITPKTSLQEFKALVSKTVSPIFKDIPLNHPNFDQTFWLYSHHIVKGYPDGHFGPRENINRAQAAKMLVQALGLQVPDHVEAAPFSDIPVNYGDPYLVKAVTALKAAGIFNGDDGKFRPASVLTREQMATVLVNTFKWEAVDDAVVKDLGKASESHQVNIKILAQKCITVLPNGYFSPHDPTRRLHLASFLYKSMHLE; this is translated from the coding sequence ATGCGTCATAATAAATTTTTACTAGGAATAGCTATAATAGCTTTTTTTATAATGGGGGCACAAACAACATATGCTGCTCAAGAATCTATTAATCTGGATTCTGCTATAACAGAAGGAGATGTTTCTGATCCTGCGACACAAATCCCTGTTTTGATGTACCATGGCCTTTTGAAGAAGGCAGAAAATAAGATGTATCTCAATAACTCTAGCATTATCTCAGTGGAAAATTTCAAAGAACAAATGCAGTATTTGGCTGATAATGGTTACCATACTGTGACTGCTGCTGAAATGAATGATTTCTTGGCGGGGGAAATACAACTACCACGAAAAAGTGTCATGATTCAATTTGATGATGGGCTACGTAGTGTTTATCGATACGCATATCCGATTATGAAAGAACATGGTCTTCATGGTATCGCCAATATTATCACAGGTCGAACAGATAAGGATTATGGAGTCGATTGGGACCCAGACAGAAACCAATATATGAATCAAGAAATGTTGGATACGATATCCCCAGTTTTTGACATGCAAAGCCATACAAACCAAATGCATTTTCTTAGCAATGGGACGTCTGGGTTTATGTTGAAATCACCTGAGAATGCGTTTCAAGATCTTCGTACATCCAGAGACAAGTTGGCGAAGTATGGAGATGTGTTGATATTTGCATATCCGTTTGGTCAATACAATGCTGATCGTAAGGAGCTTGTAAAAAAGGCTGGATTTTCGATGGCCTATACAATTAAAAAAGGATATATCAAGTCATGGGATGATCCTTATCAACTTAATCGTAATGGAATTACACCTAAGACAAGCCTTCAAGAATTTAAAGCACTTGTATCAAAAACGGTATCACCGATATTTAAGGACATACCGCTAAATCATCCGAATTTCGATCAAACTTTTTGGTTATACAGCCATCATATTGTAAAGGGATACCCAGATGGTCATTTTGGTCCAAGGGAAAACATCAACCGTGCTCAAGCAGCCAAAATGCTTGTACAGGCACTAGGACTACAGGTTCCGGATCATGTTGAGGCCGCACCTTTTTCAGATATACCAGTGAACTATGGTGATCCCTATTTGGTGAAAGCTGTGACAGCATTAAAAGCGGCTGGGATTTTTAATGGCGATGATGGTAAATTTAGACCAGCTTCCGTTTTAACACGTGAACAAATGGCTACTGTTCTTGTAAATACGTTTAAGTGGGAAGCAGTGGATGATGCCGTTGTCAAAGATTTAGGTAAGGCAAGTGAGTCCCATCAAGTGAACATCAAGATTCTTGCCCAAAAATGTATCACGGTTCTTCCAAATGGATATTTTTCACCGCATGATCCAACAAGACGCCTTCATCTTGCAAGTTTTCTATATAAATCAATGCACCTGGAGTAA
- a CDS encoding peptidoglycan-binding domain-containing protein produces MNATGTFDNKTDTAVRLFQEQHGLTVDGNVGPKTSNKLLEGFIRNAAAARIRKSAMLKLD; encoded by the coding sequence ATCAATGCCACGGGGACTTTTGATAACAAAACAGATACAGCAGTACGCCTATTTCAAGAGCAACATGGTTTGACTGTGGATGGGAATGTCGGACCAAAGACTAGTAATAAACTGTTAGAGGGATTCATCCGTAATGCAGCGGCTGCTAGGATAAGAAAATCGGCCATGCTGAAGCTTGATTGA
- a CDS encoding S8 family serine peptidase, producing the protein MSFKRLIASGIIFTLLTLLVLPNSTFAESKDQVEIEKSTTDLRKDYKKEKRSVKQNKRVSTSQINERRILVKIAEGGHFSADDYDIQEIPVSTIMEGHNYMVVQVPEEMDFNKKLTELREDSSVVLAEPDYTRDTTYSPADPLFQSQWYLNKMQLQQAWDVEKGSADITIAVLDSGISKNHPDLKGRVLRGYDFVNDDNDPIDDNGHGTFVSGVIAANANETGVVGIDLQAQILPVKVSNYLGELSTSNIVEGIYYAIDNGVDVINMSFGSYQRSQVEEEAIWAAYDAGIVLVAAAGNDSSYEDSYPASYPPVISVSATGKDDIITDFSNYGRFIDLAAPGKKIYSTYIDGYVSGDGTSFSAPIVSGIASLLKAAHPNWSNDQIEWAIESGAQPHGKVEWNQFDGYGRVNAYNSLSLTLPSWQEDAPNEQNLAEKLTINQPQQEKVDFPMDTDWFKIDVEGNTSVTITISNSTDTLDLTGVLFDPNGEAKIIDKNGVGENEEYTFQAKKGEYLLNIYDYYNHWSRQPFTIKVETEKQEPNNGVNYRDVSRYKQEINYLTDKGIIRGFPDGTFKPGEYVTRLQAVQMILNEMGIQVEKTNASNPRFTDITPDTYGYKAIAKAVELGFIKGKTDGSFNPNGSLTRWQMAAILVSAYHLQGTYTDEFTDIPKDHFAHDVINTLAANNITKGYPDNTFKPMNKVSREHFSVFLYNYLTQ; encoded by the coding sequence ATGTCCTTTAAAAGGTTAATTGCAAGTGGAATTATTTTTACACTTCTTACATTGCTGGTTCTGCCAAACAGCACTTTTGCCGAATCTAAAGACCAGGTGGAAATCGAGAAAAGTACAACAGATCTAAGAAAGGATTATAAAAAAGAGAAAAGATCGGTTAAACAGAATAAAAGAGTATCTACTAGTCAAATTAATGAACGAAGAATACTAGTAAAAATTGCAGAAGGTGGGCATTTTTCCGCTGATGATTATGACATTCAAGAGATACCGGTGAGCACAATAATGGAAGGGCATAATTACATGGTTGTCCAGGTTCCGGAAGAAATGGATTTTAATAAAAAGCTTACAGAACTAAGGGAAGATTCAAGTGTGGTGCTTGCCGAGCCTGATTACACACGTGATACCACTTATTCCCCAGCGGATCCTTTATTTCAGAGTCAATGGTATCTGAACAAAATGCAATTGCAGCAGGCTTGGGATGTTGAAAAAGGTTCAGCAGACATTACGATTGCGGTTTTGGATAGTGGTATAAGTAAAAACCACCCGGATCTTAAAGGTCGGGTATTAAGAGGATATGATTTTGTAAATGACGATAATGATCCCATAGACGATAATGGACACGGCACATTTGTATCGGGTGTGATTGCGGCAAATGCAAATGAAACCGGTGTTGTTGGCATTGATTTACAAGCACAAATTCTTCCTGTGAAGGTTTCTAATTATCTTGGAGAGTTATCTACATCAAATATAGTGGAGGGAATTTATTACGCTATAGACAATGGAGTGGATGTCATCAATATGAGCTTTGGATCATATCAACGAAGTCAAGTGGAAGAGGAAGCTATTTGGGCTGCTTATGATGCAGGGATTGTTTTAGTTGCAGCAGCTGGAAATGATAGTTCATATGAGGATTCTTATCCAGCTTCCTATCCACCGGTGATAAGTGTTTCGGCCACAGGAAAAGATGACATTATAACCGACTTTTCAAATTATGGGAGATTCATTGACTTAGCTGCCCCAGGTAAAAAGATCTATAGTACATATATTGATGGATATGTAAGTGGGGATGGTACCTCTTTTTCCGCACCAATTGTAAGTGGGATAGCAAGTCTATTAAAGGCTGCTCATCCGAATTGGTCAAATGATCAAATAGAGTGGGCAATTGAATCAGGTGCGCAACCACATGGGAAAGTGGAATGGAATCAATTCGATGGATATGGGAGAGTAAATGCATACAACTCGCTTTCATTAACATTACCATCATGGCAAGAGGACGCTCCTAATGAACAAAATCTAGCTGAAAAACTAACGATTAACCAGCCCCAACAAGAAAAAGTAGATTTTCCTATGGATACAGATTGGTTTAAAATTGATGTGGAAGGAAATACGAGTGTTACAATAACGATCTCGAATTCAACAGACACGTTAGATTTAACAGGTGTTTTATTTGATCCTAATGGAGAAGCGAAAATTATAGATAAGAATGGAGTAGGAGAGAACGAGGAATACACGTTCCAAGCGAAGAAAGGCGAATATCTATTAAATATATATGATTATTACAACCATTGGTCAAGACAGCCTTTTACGATCAAAGTGGAAACGGAAAAGCAGGAACCGAATAATGGAGTAAATTACCGTGATGTTAGCCGTTATAAACAAGAAATTAATTATTTGACCGACAAGGGGATTATTAGGGGATTTCCAGACGGAACATTTAAACCAGGAGAATATGTAACAAGACTTCAAGCGGTTCAAATGATCTTAAATGAGATGGGAATTCAGGTAGAAAAGACAAATGCATCAAACCCTAGATTTACAGATATTACACCAGACACATACGGATATAAAGCTATTGCTAAAGCGGTTGAACTTGGGTTTATAAAAGGAAAGACAGATGGATCATTCAATCCTAATGGTTCACTGACTCGTTGGCAAATGGCGGCGATTCTTGTATCAGCTTATCATTTACAAGGTACGTACACTGACGAGTTCACCGATATCCCAAAAGACCACTTTGCACATGATGTGATTAATACACTTGCGGCAAATAATATTACAAAAGGATATCCAGATAATACGTTTAAACCAATGAACAAAGTAAGTCGGGAGCATTTCTCTGTATTTCTATATAATTATTTAACACAGTAA